ACGGGTTACATAGGTGGAACTGTTGTGAAGCCTACCAATCCATCTGACTTACCTCATTGGATCCGCTGCGATGATCTGGTGGGTAGTTGGATTTCCAATTCAGTGGATCCAGAAATTCGTTCCAGTACCATGAATTTCCCATCAGCACGAGAACAATGGCTCGAGATCAAGTCAAGGTTTTCTCATCATAATGCATCCGAACTGTATGCATTGAAGCAGTCCATTGCAACTTTGAAACAAGATCACTTGAGCGTTGCGATGTATTACACCCATCTTAAATCGCTATGGGATCAGCTGGATGCTTTCAGACCTATTAAACCATGTATCTGTGGCGCAGAAAAGAATTATGTGAACAACCACAATCAAGACAGATCGATGGAGCTCTTGCAGGGATTACATGATCGTTTTTCTTCTATGCGCAGCCAAATTCTTCTCATGGAGCCTATGCCATCACCTGCTAAGATTTATTATCATGTCAGGAAGGAGGAGGAGCAACAAGGTATTACTTCTTCTTCTACAACCTCTGTTGAATCTGCGACTTTTAATATTTCTCGTAGTGATCACCGGAACCCTAGAGCTTTTCCCAATAATGGTAACAATAAGCGGCAACGCCCCTTTTGTGACCATTGCAACAAATATGGCCACACCAAGACCACATGTTGGAAGTTGAATGGATATCCTAAGGATTTGCCAAATCCTAAAGATTCAGAATCATTCCATGTTGCTGCTATGGATGCTCCTGCTGCATCTGCTGCACCAAACATCAGTGCTTCTCAATATGCATGACTGCTCTCTCTTCtctctttatggttttatatacttcaatttgttatgggatatgtgtgtttgtgtccgtgaactgtgattgtcccataccttctCAAAaattaagtcctttatatgtcgatatgcatgtatgataaaagaaggaatgaacttttgacaatacaaaagtcaagcctattatgtcaattattgatggaagataggttaaaatcttttgtttacaaggattatgtctattgtatgtcattgtgcaaatggtgatggaaaataaaatgaatccttgtttttccacagtatttggtcgacctccggtctacaatttttatgcatatactgtgttcttccataaggtgtcttatgttgagcacaattgaCTGActtattcttagcttagttgttgctccgtgaggtactttatgtcgagcatgatcaactaaattaatcatcctcatttggttatttagttgttgctccgtaagttctcttatgtcgagcatgaccaattaaattgattattttttgtggttaatttggttgtgtattccgattagattaattatgggttctcttgtgattactctaattgagtatttttttgagtctccataagttcacttatgttgagcacttccgattaaattaatcatgggttctcttgtggttaatttaattgagtattttggattcaaattcatacttgtatgtgatttgttatgtccaaataaatccttcttttcttttgaaattaaggtcgctcttgttgttctctcgggaatgacatattatgggggagagttcttaattgaacttgtgcttaattaccaaatctttgtggggagtgcggatgtggaatattataggggttatcttgtatctttataaactccttgatgaatgcatttagcttcggctatatgattgcatctaaataagatgatatatgttttcttttggtcaagaaatgtctctttcggaaatttcattaggatcccgttcttgtacctttgccaattttattgacaaaaagggggagaattaatatgtagttcacactaaaaatatatatggttttcggatcattatgtaagggggagtggtttccatgtgagatggagtattgactaagggggagtgatacatatcaccatagtattgttgtcgaagttgtgatacaattgaactttgatactatataatgatactatgacactgtataacaatgattgagaactcttgttttctcattgttatagctacgaattttcaacaacgatgatgctgaacttacaccctttgggatcattggagtacttggaagggacgaagatttcgagtaatgttgaagattaggcatgtggaataggagctacaaaagttatttcatttatcttttgtattccatatgtattgatggttttatcactaaaattgacaaagggggagattgttagagcattgctcggtcgaactcgcatgcgttgctatctcatgcatgtttgtcaacgttagtgatcaaaagtataagtcttgatttctagtctactatagctaagtctcggactaggatagaaagggtagttgagctcaagaactccatggaaatcatcatacaagacgaaggactactcaaggaactggtggaacttcatcgacttgaacttatctatcactcaaaagtctatttactctatctcctattttgagacaaaagtctttgctatatagactttgattatacacatttgctatttcgagtcgagtttatctcgcctatctatttctcgaaatatgtgttgataagcttttgctttggctaagttcatctttacctagtgaggaaagtcatgatacgtttcaatcattttgaaaattgcttactttgacgaaaaatagtttgtgaataacaactatataataacgtcctctaagaatgttttaatgattgaaatgagagtttagattatataaccaatgatggatataagcattgtgtggcaaaacatatatgtataagtccttttttccttgaaccggagtttgcgaactttgttgatcaagagaaccggaacaagagacgcgaactcagtccgcgaacccagttcgcgaactggcggaaattctcgacccgagaaaatctgctggagtttgagaactccttccgggaacttaagtccgcgaactaagtctgcgaacttaagtggttatatctaaagacgattgtttgtgaacttatttatattatctaaggaatgcaaaaggcaaaccgtggctataaagttcacgaaccgattcgagagaatcaaatcgtttttgcttcgattgtgtcttgtctagttgcataagatttccttgcaattgaacaactctctaactagttcatttgagtcatttgacctagttatggtgaacaagaatatggttgatatgaaagtgctcatattaccaggccaacataataagtgctgctgatatatagaaataccaggaaagcatatttcatcattgtggttgctgatatatggaagtactaggccaaccacatttttccattttcgttgcaaacaccattaagtctcacattttgctgtttattcgctggatgatcgaattcacttgtactttctacaaaagcactaaaatagtattagtaactaaaatattttatcctatctaatataaatatggttataaaatgtagcatttacatgcttatcacatatggctaaccatttggttaactactgttgaaccaacaaatatacatgcttgggtacggttacacaaacctaaaatcgtgcatttcatttgtgtgcaacaagcttagttttcgatccaacggttgaaagatattagcttgaatctaatcaggtattcatctaacggtgaatattgaatgctttgttaccaagctaacattgattgcaaaccctgatttgaaagactatataagggagtattgatggtggattttagttcagggataaaattgtaaaaccaaaaataatatgctgacatcctgcaaaggataaatccatttgataagcgatgagcagaaaacctctcgctttatttacttgaagcaattcaataaatacataaaattcacccagaatggtgcatgtagcaacaatcccaaatattctgtgaatttttttgcattattaattaatgcatgattatccTAGTATTTCGTATGTTGctcctcgccgaactctcatgtttggcatggcatgacgactgagtgttcactctcagcagagtatcatgaatctccaagtgccaaattcgagacatgcatgaaatacccgtacaggctacatcactctctaacaaagagaatctcacatcggcgtgcttatattaacccgatcgagcatgcttaatttcctcaAAAGAAATCTAGATTGtccaaatcagtctcagaaacaatcgcggccacacaagttggtcaCGCAATTtgacaagcctagccaaaccctaacAAGAGTAGGCGAgtatcgtgatgaccaccggcgggcccacttatgccctagccggtcgaacatcacactacCCCCTCTCAGCGCGTCAAACgtcagccctaaaatagggtggttgcgctgctttagaagaagctcgacgagcttatactgttcaaagcagtcttaaagtcatcacgaccgtccaacttcaccatcctggttggacggcttagatcatcccgcgaatgatcatTGAAATTCCAACGCCCACATTGGCGGGCTCACTCTGTGCCCACTTGATCGGTTTTatcacgacctagccctagagcaatgaacgcCTGCTCGAAGTGAGGatggcgtgatgcttaaagggtcgtggaaaCTCCATTAGCGTATTAaaccgatcacaaccatccaacttcgcctgcatgtttggatggcttagaacgcgcttcaccgtcggcccaatatGGGCGccacacggtcggtctccccaaagaaggagcatagcctgccaaaccgtttggtcgaagtcatgcgtgcgtgaatgcttcaaaaccctaattagggtttgcggcattgcataactgccgcagtttgatcacgaccatccatcttcaccagcttggatggagggtgtatataTAGACTAAGGAGGTATACAGAGTATCAATGTGATCGCCATGAGCCCACCTATACGTGTGGCCGATCGGCCTAGACCAACCATGgtcgagcgcctcgaaacgcacttC
This is a stretch of genomic DNA from Papaver somniferum cultivar HN1 chromosome 1, ASM357369v1, whole genome shotgun sequence. It encodes these proteins:
- the LOC113353239 gene encoding uncharacterized protein LOC113353239, producing MTKGLSVKGKTGYIGGTVVKPTNPSDLPHWIRCDDLVGSWISNSVDPEIRSSTMNFPSAREQWLEIKSRFSHHNASELYALKQSIATLKQDHLSVAMYYTHLKSLWDQLDAFRPIKPCICGAEKNYVNNHNQDRSMELLQGLHDRFSSMRSQILLMEPMPSPAKIYYHVRKEEEQQGITSSSTTSVESATFNISRSDHRNPRAFPNNGNNKRQRPFCDHCNKYGHTKTTCWKLNGYPKDLPNPKDSESFHVAAMDAPAASAAPNISASQYA